In Halanaeroarchaeum sp. HSR-CO, one DNA window encodes the following:
- a CDS encoding 50S ribosomal protein L32e, whose product MSDDEITDLDDISGVGPSKADALREAGYESVEDVKAASQSELAELDGIGNALAARIKADVGGLEVDEEAAAEVEEADVEEAEKAEEEPVETELQPRGLVDKTPDLSEEEERLVRQRRREGKPQFNRQDYHMKKRTPESWRRPRGGLSKQRRRIKGKGDVVQAGFRTPTAVRGKHPSGFEEVRVHNVDDLEGIDPDTEAARIASAVGARKRERIEEVAEDRQIRVLNPTYVEVEVTDDE is encoded by the coding sequence ATGTCCGACGACGAAATCACAGACCTAGATGACATCAGCGGGGTCGGCCCATCGAAGGCCGACGCACTCCGCGAGGCCGGCTACGAGTCGGTCGAGGACGTGAAAGCAGCGAGTCAGTCGGAACTGGCCGAACTCGACGGCATCGGCAACGCCCTCGCGGCCCGCATCAAGGCCGACGTCGGTGGCCTTGAAGTCGACGAAGAAGCGGCCGCCGAGGTCGAAGAGGCCGACGTCGAAGAAGCCGAAAAAGCGGAAGAGGAGCCCGTCGAGACGGAACTCCAGCCCCGCGGTCTCGTCGACAAGACGCCGGACCTCTCCGAAGAGGAGGAACGCCTGGTCCGCCAGCGACGGCGGGAGGGCAAGCCCCAGTTCAATCGGCAGGATTACCACATGAAAAAACGGACGCCGGAGTCCTGGCGTCGCCCCCGTGGTGGCCTCTCGAAGCAGCGCCGCCGCATCAAGGGCAAAGGCGACGTCGTGCAGGCCGGCTTCCGCACGCCCACCGCCGTTCGGGGCAAGCACCCGAGTGGCTTCGAGGAGGTTCGCGTGCACAACGTGGACGACCTCGAGGGCATCGACCCCGACACGGAGGCTGCTCGTATCGCTTCCGCGGTCGGCGCGCGAAAGCGCGAACGAATCGAAGAGGTCGCAGAGGACCGCCAGATTCGCGTCCTCAATCCTACCTACGTGGAAGTCGAGGTGACCGACGATGAGTGA
- a CDS encoding 30S ribosomal protein S5 produces MSHDTWEPKTRLGRLVQEGEIDDMSTALDSGLPLKEPEIVDTLLPGLDDEVLDINMVQRMTDSGRRVKFRCVVAVGNHDGFVGYAEGRDDQVGGAIQKAIDIAKLNIIDVSRGCGSWECGCGRPHTVALRTTGKAGSVEVELIPAPRGLGLAAGETVSHVLDLAGIEDIWTRSSGKTRTTVNFAKATFNALKHTTEARIPEHTIDVREVIE; encoded by the coding sequence ATGAGCCACGACACCTGGGAACCGAAGACACGCCTGGGTCGCCTCGTGCAGGAGGGCGAGATCGACGACATGTCGACCGCCCTCGACTCCGGTCTCCCGCTGAAGGAACCGGAGATCGTCGACACTCTCCTCCCGGGCCTGGACGACGAAGTCCTGGACATCAACATGGTCCAGCGGATGACCGACTCCGGCCGCCGGGTGAAGTTCCGCTGTGTGGTCGCCGTCGGGAATCACGACGGTTTCGTCGGCTACGCAGAGGGACGGGACGATCAGGTCGGCGGCGCGATCCAGAAGGCGATCGACATCGCGAAACTGAACATCATCGACGTTTCCCGCGGCTGTGGGTCGTGGGAGTGTGGCTGTGGCCGTCCGCACACGGTCGCGCTGCGCACCACCGGCAAGGCCGGTAGCGTCGAGGTCGAACTGATTCCCGCCCCCCGCGGGCTCGGCCTGGCGGCCGGGGAGACCGTGAGCCACGTCCTGGACCTCGCCGGTATCGAGGACATCTGGACGCGTAGTTCCGGGAAGACCCGAACCACGGTCAACTTCGCGAAGGCGACGTTCAACGCGCTGAAACACACGACCGAAGCTCGCATCCCCGAGCACACCATCGACGTCCGAGAGGTGATCGAGTGA
- a CDS encoding 30S ribosomal protein S14, with protein sequence MSDADDENHDQEEATGQSHACRRCGREQGLVGKYDIWLCRQCFREIARDMGFKKYS encoded by the coding sequence ATGAGCGACGCCGACGACGAGAACCACGACCAAGAGGAAGCGACCGGACAGTCCCACGCGTGCCGCCGCTGTGGCCGCGAACAGGGACTCGTCGGTAAGTACGACATCTGGCTGTGTCGACAGTGCTTCCGCGAGATCGCCCGCGACATGGGCTTCAAGAAGTATAGCTAA
- a CDS encoding 50S ribosomal protein L30 — MQAVVQLRGDVNMSEAVEDTLDMLNVHGVNHCTLVPERDTYQGMLTKVHDFVAFGEPSEDVLVTLLQRRAEPAEGRIADVDEEWIAENTDYEDFEDLAAALIAEETTLKEQGLSPTLRLHPPRGGHDGIKHAATTSGQLGRHTTEEIDDLLNAMR; from the coding sequence ATGCAGGCGGTCGTCCAGCTCCGCGGCGACGTCAACATGTCCGAGGCCGTCGAGGACACCCTCGACATGCTCAACGTCCACGGCGTCAATCACTGTACGCTCGTTCCCGAGCGCGACACCTACCAGGGGATGCTCACCAAGGTCCACGACTTCGTGGCCTTCGGTGAACCCAGTGAGGACGTGCTGGTGACGCTGCTCCAGCGACGTGCCGAACCGGCCGAGGGCCGGATCGCCGACGTCGACGAGGAGTGGATCGCCGAGAACACGGACTACGAGGATTTCGAGGACCTTGCGGCGGCGCTGATCGCCGAAGAGACGACCCTCAAAGAGCAGGGTCTCTCGCCGACGCTCCGACTGCACCCACCACGTGGCGGCCACGACGGTATCAAACACGCCGCGACCACGTCGGGTCAACTCGGAAGACACACTACCGAGGAGATAGACGACCTCCTCAACGCGATGCGATAA
- a CDS encoding 30S ribosomal protein S8, which translates to MTANDPLANALSGVNNAESVGQLTHTVTPASNVIGAVLEVFYDRGYIGGFEYHEDGKAGEFEVELKGAINECGPVKPRYSASVDEFEDWEKRYLPARDYGTLIVTTSHGIMSHYEAREQGIGGQIIAYVY; encoded by the coding sequence ATGACGGCAAACGACCCACTGGCAAACGCGCTCTCCGGCGTGAACAACGCCGAGAGCGTCGGGCAACTGACCCATACGGTAACGCCCGCTTCGAACGTGATCGGTGCCGTCCTCGAGGTCTTCTACGACCGCGGGTACATCGGCGGATTCGAGTACCACGAGGACGGCAAGGCCGGCGAGTTCGAGGTCGAACTGAAAGGGGCCATCAACGAGTGTGGCCCGGTGAAGCCGCGGTACTCCGCGAGCGTCGACGAGTTCGAGGACTGGGAGAAGCGATACCTCCCGGCCCGCGACTACGGGACGCTCATCGTGACGACGAGCCACGGCATCATGAGCCACTACGAGGCCCGCGAACAGGGCATCGGTGGCCAGATTATCGCGTACGTGTACTAG
- a CDS encoding 50S ribosomal protein L6, with protein sequence MPRIECELPDDVDATVDRFDLTVEGPNGAVTRRLWFPDVTVSTTQDAVVIESDEDTKKVAATMGTFESHVDNMIHGVTDGWEYRLQVHYSHFPMQVNVEGSEVVIENFLGEKAPRRAEIRGDTDVQIDGESVVLNGPDKEAVGQTAGDIEQLTRVKDKDTRVFQDGVYIVEKPGTGGA encoded by the coding sequence ATGCCACGAATAGAATGCGAACTTCCGGACGACGTGGACGCCACCGTCGACCGCTTCGACCTCACGGTCGAGGGGCCGAACGGGGCGGTCACGCGCCGGCTCTGGTTCCCCGACGTCACCGTCTCCACGACGCAGGACGCCGTGGTCATCGAGAGCGACGAGGACACCAAGAAGGTTGCCGCGACGATGGGGACCTTCGAGAGCCACGTCGACAACATGATCCACGGTGTGACCGATGGATGGGAGTACAGACTGCAGGTCCACTACTCTCACTTCCCGATGCAGGTCAACGTCGAGGGGAGTGAGGTCGTCATCGAGAACTTCCTGGGCGAGAAGGCGCCGCGACGGGCCGAGATCCGCGGCGACACCGACGTCCAGATCGACGGCGAATCCGTCGTCCTCAACGGCCCCGACAAGGAGGCCGTCGGCCAGACCGCCGGCGACATCGAACAGCTCACGCGAGTGAAGGACAAGGACACGCGCGTCTTCCAGGACGGCGTGTACATCGTCGAGAAACCCGGCACCGGAGGTGCCTAG
- a CDS encoding 50S ribosomal protein L5, whose protein sequence is MSETEADFHEMREPRVEKVVVHMGVGQGGVDLQNAEEILEAITGQQSVRTLAKRTEPEFGIREGDPIGAKVTLRHDAAVDFLDRALATTSLSRSQFDQTGNVSFGIEEHTDFPSQEYDPSVGIYGLDVTVNLVRPGYRVAKRDTVTRQIPSNHRLTPEDAIAYLESHYDVEVSE, encoded by the coding sequence TCCGAGACCGAAGCCGACTTCCACGAGATGCGCGAACCGCGCGTCGAGAAGGTCGTCGTCCACATGGGCGTCGGCCAGGGTGGGGTCGACCTCCAGAACGCCGAGGAGATCCTCGAAGCGATCACCGGCCAGCAGTCCGTTCGGACGCTGGCTAAGCGCACCGAACCGGAGTTCGGGATCCGCGAGGGCGACCCGATCGGTGCGAAAGTCACCCTCCGCCACGACGCGGCCGTGGACTTCCTCGACCGCGCGCTGGCGACGACGTCCCTGTCCCGGTCGCAGTTCGACCAGACGGGCAACGTCAGTTTCGGCATCGAGGAGCACACCGACTTCCCGAGCCAGGAGTACGACCCGTCCGTCGGAATCTACGGGCTTGACGTCACCGTCAACCTCGTCCGGCCGGGCTACCGCGTCGCCAAGCGCGATACGGTCACCCGCCAGATCCCGTCGAACCACCGACTGACACCCGAGGACGCCATCGCGTACCTCGAGTCCCACTACGACGTGGAGGTGAGCGAATGA
- a CDS encoding 50S ribosomal protein L19e yields the protein MSDLSAQKRLAADVLDVGENRVWFDPESQGEILEAITREDIRELVQQGVIQAKDARGNSRGRARERDEKRAYGHRKGPGTRKGKAGARQNAKTAYAGRVRAQRRTLRELRDDGTLSPSQYRELYNKVNGGEFDSVRRLETYIDEHEDISTGGDD from the coding sequence ATGAGTGATCTGAGCGCACAGAAACGACTCGCAGCCGACGTCCTCGACGTCGGCGAGAACCGCGTCTGGTTCGACCCCGAATCGCAGGGCGAGATCCTCGAGGCGATCACCCGCGAGGACATCCGCGAACTCGTCCAGCAGGGCGTCATCCAGGCGAAGGACGCCCGGGGCAACTCGCGCGGTCGCGCACGGGAGCGCGACGAGAAACGTGCGTACGGCCACCGCAAGGGCCCCGGCACCCGAAAGGGGAAAGCCGGCGCCCGTCAGAACGCGAAGACGGCCTACGCCGGGCGCGTCCGCGCCCAGCGCCGGACGCTGCGCGAACTCCGCGACGACGGGACGCTGTCACCGTCACAGTACCGCGAACTCTACAACAAGGTCAACGGTGGCGAATTCGACAGCGTCCGTCGCCTGGAGACCTACATCGACGAACACGAAGACATCTCCACTGGAGGTGACGACTAA
- a CDS encoding 50S ribosomal protein L18, whose protein sequence is MATGPRYNVPMRRRREVRTDYHQRLRLLKSGKPRLVARKSNRHIRAQLIGTGPDGDETFASAHTGDLAEYGWEAPTGNLPSAYLAGFLAGKRALDAGVEEAVLDIGLNTATPGSKVFAVQEGAIDAGLDVPHNESVFADWDRTRGEHIAEYAEQREEPLYGDFDATTLPEHFDDVLAALQED, encoded by the coding sequence ATGGCAACCGGACCACGATACAACGTACCGATGCGGCGACGCCGCGAGGTCCGGACCGACTACCATCAGAGGTTGCGCCTGTTGAAATCCGGGAAGCCCCGGCTCGTCGCTCGCAAGAGCAACAGGCACATCAGGGCGCAGCTGATCGGCACCGGTCCGGACGGCGACGAAACCTTCGCGAGTGCCCACACCGGCGACCTGGCCGAGTACGGCTGGGAGGCTCCCACCGGGAATCTCCCCAGCGCGTACCTGGCCGGGTTCCTGGCCGGGAAGCGGGCCCTCGACGCTGGCGTGGAGGAGGCCGTCCTCGATATCGGCCTCAACACCGCTACGCCCGGTTCGAAGGTGTTCGCGGTCCAGGAAGGCGCCATCGACGCCGGCCTGGACGTCCCGCACAACGAATCGGTGTTCGCCGACTGGGATCGGACCCGTGGCGAGCACATCGCTGAATATGCTGAACAGCGCGAAGAGCCCCTGTACGGGGACTTCGACGCGACGACGCTGCCGGAGCACTTCGACGACGTGCTCGCAGCACTACAGGAGGACTAA